The DNA sequence AGAGGGTGATGGCGATGAAGAGCACCAGCGCGGAATAGAACCACCAGGAGCGGTACCAGGGCGGCAGGATCGCGAAGGCGAAGGAGGCCGTTTCGCTCCATTGGCCGGTGCGGTCCATGGCCTTCACCTGGAACTCGTAGCTGCCGGGCGGCAACGCGGGGTAGTAGGCCTCCGTGGATGTACTCAAGGGTTGCCAGTCGTTGTCCAGGCCTACGAGCTTGTGCATGTAGCGCACGGCGGCGGGGTCGCTCAGCGCCACGCATCCGTAGAGCAGCCGAAGGTTGCGCTCGGTGTGGTCCAGCGATGCGCCGGCCTCCAGGCCACGGTCCTCCATGTTCACGCGCCAGCCGCGCAGGGCAACCAATGGCGGTGCCACCTGGGTGCGCACCCGCTCGCCGTGCACGCGTGTGGCGCCGTTCACGGTACCGAACCAGATGTCGCCCGCCCGGGTCACGCACACCGCGCCGGGCTTCACTTCGATGCCGGTGAAGCCCGCACGCTCGGTGAAGGCGATGAAGCCGTCCTGCTTGTGGCGCCACATGTTCAGCCCCTTGTTGGTGCCGATCCATACGTTGCCGCGAGTGTCCACCCCCAGCGCCCGGATGGTGTTGCTCAGCAGTCCCTCGGCCAGGGAGAAGCGGTTCACTTCGCGGTCCTTCTCCAGCACGATGATCCCCTGTCCTTCGGTGCCCACCCACAGGCGTCCGTCGGGGTCCTCCACGAAGGCGGTGGCCGTGAACCCGCGTCCGAGGTCCACCGTGCGCACGATGCCATTGTCGATGCGCGACACGCCTTTCACCGTGCTGCCCACCCAGATGGTACCCTTGCTGTCGCGATAGAGCGCCTTCACATGGTTGTTGGCCAGGCCCTCCGCTTCGGTGTACACCATGGGCACGGTGCCGGAGGAAGGGATGTGCCTTCGCACGCCGTTGAAGCCGCCCACCCAGATCTCGCCCGATTGGCCCGCTTCGAGCGCCGTGGCCGTTCCGAAGCCCAGTCCCGCGCTGATCTCCACCTCGTTCTGGATGCGGCCGGTGCGCGGATCGAAGCGCGATACGCCCGCGTTCTCCGTGCCGATCCAGATCCAGCCCTTGTCGTCCTCCACCAGGCAGCGGATGAAATTGCTGGGCAGGCCCCTGCCCTGTTGCACGGTGATCGTGCTTTCGAGTTTACCACTGGGGCCCAGGATCACCAGGCCGCCATTGGTGCCGATCCAGGTGCGGCCCTGTCGGTCCTCCAGCAGGGCGAAGACCTGCGGATCGGTGAGGCCGTCAGGCTCTCCGAAGCCCACGAAATATTCGCCCTTGAAGATGTCCAGGCCGTTGTCTTGCGTGCCGATGAGCAGGTTGCCTTCGCGGTCGCGCGTGATGCAGCGCACGAAGAGGCTGTGCAGGCCATTTCCGGTGTGGAAGGTGCGCGTGCCTTCCGGTCCGATCACGGCGGCACCGCCATCGATGGTCCCCACCCATACACGTCCCTCGGCATCCTCGCCGAAACAGATGACCGTGGAGGAGCGCAGACCATTGGAGATGTCGTGCCTGGAGGGTGCACCGCCAGCAGCGGAAAAGCGGAAAGCGCCGCCGCCTTGTGTGCCCACCCACAGGTCGTGGCGACTATCCTCATGGATCGCCGTGGGTTGGAAGATGCCATGCACACCAGGCAGGTCCAGTGTGGTAAGCTTGCCATCGCGCCAGGCACGGACCTGACCGCCGTCTTCCACCAGCAGCAGGCGGCCATCGTGGGAGGTGATCACGCCCAGGAGCTTGTCACGCAGTCCTTCCGCCTGGCCCATGCGTTCGGCCTTCAGGTCATCTTCCGCGTCGGTGGGATCGAAGCGCCAGAGACCATGGCCCACGGTGGCCGCCCAAATGTGGCCCTCCGCGTCCTGCGCCAATCCGGTCACCGCGCTGTTCATGCCCGGCGCCAGGTCGAAGGCCTTGAAGGAACGGTCATTGTAGCGGGTGATGCCACCATCCAGGTGACCGGCCCACAGCATGCCATCACGATCGATGAGGATGGTGCGTGCTCCGTTGCTGGCCGCTCCCTTGTCCGTTCCGTGGTTCACCACCTCGATGCCGTCATAGCTGGCCAGACCGGTCTCCGTACCCAGCCAGACCAGGCCATGGCGGTCCTGCACAGCGGCGTACACCTTGGCCGAGAGTCCCTGCGCCACGGAGATGTTCTCGAAGAAGAAGCGTTGCGCCCCAGCGGTGAAGGCGAGCGCCGTGAGCAGGGACGTGGCGACAAGACGCTGTTTCATCGCGTGAGGTCGAAGAAGGATGGATCGCCCGAGGCGGCGTCGGACACCACCACCGTGTTGTTCACGCTGTCGCTATAGTTCTGCATCTGTGCCTTCAGCGATCCGTAGTTGAAGAAGCTGTAGATGTCGTCCGGCCTTGCGTCCACCGGTATCCAGTAGGCGCGGCCGCCCACGGTTCGTCCGTGGCCGCTGTACCACACCAGGATGGTGTTCACCTTGCCCGTGCGGACCAGATCGCGCAGCTCCACGTTGAAGAGGCGCTCCATCTGCTGCTTGGTAAGATTCTTCTTGTGGATGGTGCGCTGCACGTTGTAGTTGGCGAAGGCCTTCTGCATGCGCGCGGCTTCCGCAGGTCCGTTCTGTATGCCTGGGAAAGAACGATAGTCACCGTTTTCGATGTGCACCAGCCATGTGACGCCCGTGGCGTTGGATGGAGCGGGCGCGGCGGGTTTGACCGCCGCGACCGCCTCGGCCCTGCGCACGATGTTGAAGGTCTCCTCGGCAGTGTTGCCGTACTGGTCTTCCGCGCGGATGGTGAAGCGGTCCTTGTCCTTCACATCCAGCTTGATGCTGAAGTCGGGATCGAGCCGGTCGGAGGCGTAGCTCGCGTTCACACCGTTCACCGTAACGAGCCGGATCATGCTGGCATCCTGCACCGTGCCTTCGATGAAGAGTTCCGTGGCACCGGCACCGATGGTCACATCGCGGGCCGCACCGGGTTTGGGCGACGTGAGGGCGATCACCGGGGCCACGCCCTCCGAGCGCTCCACCCGCAGCAATTCGGTGCTGAAGTTGTCGTAGACGTCGGTGGCCCGCACCTCGATCTCCTTGTCGGTGGGCGCGAACGGTATGGTCACCACGAAGCTGGGGTCCTTCTCGTCCTTGGCGAAGTCGGCGGGGACACCGTTCACCGTGATGCTCTTCAGCAGGCTCTTGTCTCGCACATAGCCGGAGACCTTCACATGCCGCAGCGCCGCGGACACCTGCACCAGGTCGCCAATGCGGAAAGGCTCCACCACGTTGACCACCGGGGGGTCGCCCTCCCGGTTCATCTCATAGAGCAGTCCGGCGATCCGGTCGCGCGATGCGGCGATCTGCTGACGCTGTGCATCACTGTTCCCACCACGTTGGTCCACGGCACGCTGGGCCAGGTCCAGGTCGCGCAGCGCGCCATCGAGGTCAAGATTGGCTTCGCGGCATTCGGCGCGGAAGAGCAAGGCCTCCAGATCGTTGGGGTCCTCCAGCACCACACGGTTCAGGTCGTTCACGGCGTTCTGATGCTGGCCATAGCCGTGGTAGTAGCGCGCCCGTTGCATATAGACGTCGCGGTCCGTGCGCTCCAACGCGATGCAGCGGCTGATGTCGTCGATGGACTTGGCGTACTCCTTCAGCTTCGCGTAGGCCTTGCTGCGCGTGAAGAGCGCGTCGGTGTACTGCGGGTCGAGTTCCAGCGCGCGTGTGCATTTCTCCACGGCCTGGTCCAGGGTGCGCATGCGCATGGCGGCCGCGGTGTACGTCTCGTGCAGGGCAAGCTTCGTTTCCGCCAGGGCCACATAGGCGGGCAGATAGAGGTGGTTCCAGGCCAGCACTTGGTCCAGGTCGGCCTCTGCGGCCTTGTAGTCGCGCATGGCCATGCGTACCAGCGCGTGCGTGTAGTGTGAATCGGTGGTGGCCTTTAGCGCCAGGGCCCGGTCGGAAGCGTTCACGGCGCGGTCCAGGTCGTTGAGCGCGAGGCTCGCACGCGTGAGCAGCAGCAACGCCCGCATGGACTTCGGGTCCCGGCGCAGGGCCTGTTCGCAGAGGTCGCGCGCCACGGTGAAGCTGTCCACCTCCATGCTGGCGTCCGCGGCATCCACGGCGAGCACGGCATCGGTGGGGCGTTGGGCCACGGCGTTGCGCAGATCGGTGGCCGCCATGTCCTTCCGGCCGAGCAGGGTGAACACTTCGGCCCGCGCACGATAGGCCTCGATCAGGCCCGGCTCCACGGCGATGGCCAACCCGTACTTCTCGGCCGCGCGTTCAAGTTCCTGCTGCTTGCGCAGGGCATGGCCCTCCTTCAGAAAGGGCTTGCCGGATTGGGCCATGGCCGAACCGGCCAGGATGAACAACAGACACACCGGCAGCAAGCGCCGGAGGACGACGTGACGTGGTGGTAGGAACATCGGAACGGTGGCAGGCGACCAAATGTAGGCCGGAGGCACAGTTCCGCGATAGCGGCTCAGACCCGGAAGCGCAGGAAACCGAAGCTGTAGGAGACCATGCCGGGATCCTGGATGAAGAGCGAGAGCACGTCGCGCGTGGCGACTCCTCCCTCCCATCCGCCCTTCACGGAGCGGAAGGCGAGACCGAAGGGCACGAGAGTCTTGTACATGCCGCCCAGCCCCAGGCCGGTGTTGAGACCCAACCAGGGCGTGGCCATGAACTCACCTCCCACACCATACATGGGCGCGGTCAGGTTCCCTGGGGTCTCGTTCATGGGCACCACCACGTCGAAGCCCACCTGGGTCTTCTCCTTGATCCAGAAGGCGCCACCGGCGCGCAACTGCATGGGCATGGCCACCTGCTTTTCCTTGAGGCCCTCCCATTGCAGCACGCCATCATCACCGAAGAAGCGTTGTGCCTGGTCGTAGAAGTTGTAGTTGTCGAAACCGCCATGGTCGATCCGTTCCAGCACTTCGTCCGCAGCGGTGTAAACGTTGCCGTTCCACGTGATGGAGCCGATGTTGACGACCGCGAGCCCGAAGCGCATGGAGCCTTCCTTCTCCATGGCCAGGCCGATATCGCCGGAGAAGCCCTTGCCCACCGAGGTGAAACCCGAGCCCACAAGCGCGCTGGGATTGGTGAACGAGGCCGTGCCGTAGTTGATGTCATAGCCGGGTGACAAGGAGGAGTACGCCGTGAGCCTGCCGCCATCCTCACTGATCTCCATGATGCCGAGGCCCTGCAGGTAGCGCAAGGTGATGCCCGCGTGCAGGTCCCATGCGCCCATGCGCGTCATGCGACGGCCCCAGCCCAATGCGTATTCGCGCACCCACTGGTGGGTGATGGTGCTTCCGTCCATCACCTGCGTGATGCGCCTTGGCGAACTGGCCAGCCCATAGCGGACCTGCCCGGCCTGCTCCACAGTGAGATCGGCGCGGGCCACCGTATCACCCGTGGTGAGGACCACCAGATCGAAGTAGGCCGCGTTGTAGCCCTGGAAGAGAATGCTGGAGGCCTCCCTGCCGAAAGTGCTGTACCACTGGATGCGGTCCATCACCTGGAATGCGAAGGCACCCGCGCTGTCCGTGTGCAGTGTGAACCCGATGCCGCGCACATCGATGTTGGCGGTGAAATCCTTGCCAGCGAAGGCGGTGGCCGCCATTTGCTTCTGCTGTGCGTTGAACTTGATGTTGTTGTCCTTGAGGAAATGCTCGTTGATGTCCTTGCGCGTCAAGGCGTCGCAATACACCGACCCGGAGACCTCCAGCAGACCGAAGGTGACCTTCTTGTCCTCGTAGGGCAGCTTGATGCCCAGGTTGGCCGGGTTGATGCCGATGGCCTGGTAGTCCGTGGCGAAGGCCGTGGACACCCATTTGCCGGTGTGCAGGAAGGCGGCGCCTTCCATTTGGGCGGCAACCGTGGTGGATAGGACCAGCCCCAGCACCATCAGCGCCAGGGCGGCGTAAATGCGGTGGAACATGGTGGCAGGGCTTTGGTCTACGAAATGTAGACCGCCGCCTGCGCCGTTTCCAAGCGTTGTAACTTTTTCTTCAGCCGGTGAACTTGTCCATCACCTCGGGGGTAACGCCCGTGGCGCTGAAGCCGCCATCGTGGAAGAGGTTCTGCATGGTGACGTAGCGCGTGAGGTCGCTGAAGAGGGCGATGCAGTAGTTGGCGCAGGCTTCAGCAGGCGCATTGCCCAGCGGACTCATGGCCTGCGCGAATCCGAAGAAGCCGTCGAAGCCTTTCACGCCGCTGCCCGCCGTGGTCCAGGTGGGGCTCTGGCTCACGGTGTTCACACGCACCCCTTTGGCCTTGCCCAGCCGGTAGCCCCAACCGCGTGTAATGGACTCCAGGAGGGCCTTGGCGTCGGCCATGTCACCGTAGTCTGGGAACACGCGTTGCGCGGCGATGTAGCTCAGGGCCACCACGCTGCCGCCCTGCGCCAGGGCATCGGCCTTGTGCGCCGCCTGCAGCATGCGGTGCAGGCTCATGGCGCTCACGTCCAGCGTCTGCTTGTACCATTCATAATTCAGATCGTCGTAGCTGCGGCCCTTGCGCACATTGGGACTCATGCCGATGCTGTGCAGGATGAAATCGAGCGGACCGCCGAGTTTCTCCACCGCCCCATCGAACAGGGCCTTCAGATCGGTGTCGTTGGTGGCATCGGCGGGGATGATGGCGCTGCCGGTGGCCTCGGCCAGTTTGTTGATCTCGCCCATGCGCATGGCCACCGGGGCATTGCTCAGCACGAAGGCGCCACCCTCTGCGTGGGCCAGTTCGGCCACCTTCCAGGCGATGCTTTGGTCGTTGAGTGCACCGGTGATGATGCCGCGTTTGCCTTTGAGGAGTCCGTAGGACATGATGTTCGATGTTGGCCGACGAAGATAGCGGGCGTGCTCGACCGGGCCGGCCCCCGGCTCACCTGCCCTTCAGCAGCACGCGCGCATTCTCCAACGCCTGCTTGGTGAGCTTGCGGCCGCTGAGCATGCGTGCGATGGCCTCCACGCGACGCTCGTGGTCCAGCGGATCGATGGCGGTGCGCGTGCCGCCGGCATGCCCGTGCTTGCTCACCAGCAGGTGCTGCCGCGCCTTGCTGGCGATCTGCGGCAGGTGCGTGATGGCGATCACCTGGCGGCCTTGCGCCATGCGGGCGAGCAGATCGCCCACACGGTCGGCCACCTCGCCGCTGACACCGGTGTCGATCTCGTCGAAGAGCACCGTGGGCAGGTCGCGCGCATTGGCGCTGAGGGAGATCAGGGCCAGCATCACGCGCGACAGCTCACCTCCGCTGGCGCCTTTCTCCAAAGGCACCGGGGGGCGATCGGCATTTGCGCTGAAGCAGGCCGCGATCCGGTCGAAGCCCTGTGGGCCGGGTTCCGGAGCGGTCGCGTGTTGGAAGATCAGCACGGCCTGCGGCATGCCCAGATCACGGAGCAGGGCCGTGGTGCGTTCACCCAGCGGACCGATTGCCGCTGCACGGGCCCTGGACAGTTCGGTGGCATGCCGCATCACGCGTTCGCGCAGAGCGGCCTCCTCGTGCTCCAGTTCCTTGATGCGATCGCCCAATGAGCCGATGCCCGCGGCTTTCGTGGAAAGATCATCGCGCAACGCGATCAACGCCGCATTGTCCTTCACACGGTACTTCTGCTGCAGGCGCAGCAACAGGTCCAGCCGCTCGCGCAGGCGTTCGGCCTCGGCGGGATCGAGCGATACCGTGGTGGCCAGTGATGCCGACTCGGCGGCGATGTCCTTCAATTCGATCACCACACTTTCAAGCCGTGTGAACAGTGCCTTCACACCTTCATCCACACGCGCCGGCCGCAGCAGCATCTGCTTCAAACGCGCCAGCATGGACAACACGCCTTGGTCGCCGGAAAGGCCTTCATCCAGTCCGTTCAAGGCCT is a window from the Flavobacteriales bacterium genome containing:
- a CDS encoding tetratricopeptide repeat protein translates to MLPVCLLFILAGSAMAQSGKPFLKEGHALRKQQELERAAEKYGLAIAVEPGLIEAYRARAEVFTLLGRKDMAATDLRNAVAQRPTDAVLAVDAADASMEVDSFTVARDLCEQALRRDPKSMRALLLLTRASLALNDLDRAVNASDRALALKATTDSHYTHALVRMAMRDYKAAEADLDQVLAWNHLYLPAYVALAETKLALHETYTAAAMRMRTLDQAVEKCTRALELDPQYTDALFTRSKAYAKLKEYAKSIDDISRCIALERTDRDVYMQRARYYHGYGQHQNAVNDLNRVVLEDPNDLEALLFRAECREANLDLDGALRDLDLAQRAVDQRGGNSDAQRQQIAASRDRIAGLLYEMNREGDPPVVNVVEPFRIGDLVQVSAALRHVKVSGYVRDKSLLKSITVNGVPADFAKDEKDPSFVVTIPFAPTDKEIEVRATDVYDNFSTELLRVERSEGVAPVIALTSPKPGAARDVTIGAGATELFIEGTVQDASMIRLVTVNGVNASYASDRLDPDFSIKLDVKDKDRFTIRAEDQYGNTAEETFNIVRRAEAVAAVKPAAPAPSNATGVTWLVHIENGDYRSFPGIQNGPAEAARMQKAFANYNVQRTIHKKNLTKQQMERLFNVELRDLVRTGKVNTILVWYSGHGRTVGGRAYWIPVDARPDDIYSFFNYGSLKAQMQNYSDSVNNTVVVSDAASGDPSFFDLTR
- a CDS encoding SDR family oxidoreductase, with the translated sequence MSYGLLKGKRGIITGALNDQSIAWKVAELAHAEGGAFVLSNAPVAMRMGEINKLAEATGSAIIPADATNDTDLKALFDGAVEKLGGPLDFILHSIGMSPNVRKGRSYDDLNYEWYKQTLDVSAMSLHRMLQAAHKADALAQGGSVVALSYIAAQRVFPDYGDMADAKALLESITRGWGYRLGKAKGVRVNTVSQSPTWTTAGSGVKGFDGFFGFAQAMSPLGNAPAEACANYCIALFSDLTRYVTMQNLFHDGGFSATGVTPEVMDKFTG
- the recN gene encoding DNA repair protein RecN encodes the protein MLRRLHIRDFLLIEELDLALDDGLTIITGETGSGKSILVGALGLAMGGRADAGVLRDPARRCVIELEVDVDGLDLASWFVEQGLPQESPAILRRQVDPGGRSRAFINDTPVRLEQLRELAERLVHVHSQHHTLLLNDPRFQLGLVDHYAGRRAEASAYTKIHQAWRVTEQQLRTMREEEARSRAELDLTEHQLAELEQARIKADEQEPLESALARADNAGDLIEALNGLDEGLSGDQGVLSMLARLKQMLLRPARVDEGVKALFTRLESVVIELKDIAAESASLATTVSLDPAEAERLRERLDLLLRLQQKYRVKDNAALIALRDDLSTKAAGIGSLGDRIKELEHEEAALRERVMRHATELSRARAAAIGPLGERTTALLRDLGMPQAVLIFQHATAPEPGPQGFDRIAACFSANADRPPVPLEKGASGGELSRVMLALISLSANARDLPTVLFDEIDTGVSGEVADRVGDLLARMAQGRQVIAITHLPQIASKARQHLLVSKHGHAGGTRTAIDPLDHERRVEAIARMLSGRKLTKQALENARVLLKGR